The region CAGTTTTAAAGTACTAGAACTTAGTAATGAGGCCGTTTTCAAGGCGGCGTACTTGAGACGGGTAATTGATCAGCAAGAGCGAGGCTCTGGGCTGAAAGATGCTTTTAAATTAGTCAAAAATTTAGCAACACCAGCAGAGAAATAGAGAAGTGAGATAAAGTTGTTCTGGCATATGGTGTTTTCTTAGGAATTTGAGCGCTATCGGGAGGGCGTTCCCGAGGCGTGTATTGACCAGCAAGGCGAGGCCTGGGCTATAGGTGCTTTTAAATTAGTCAAAAAAGATAGGAGTAATCTCTTCTGGTATGACGTCTATGCGGGCCCGTGTGTATATAGATTATAAATTACCGGTGTGTGTAAATAAGTTGTATAAATCTGTTAGATCTGAAACTCCTGCTAAAAAACTTCCTCTCTACaactcttttctcttctctccctctttctctcagttgagattctgtgtgtgtatgtgtgctggaaataaaaaaaaggaaaagggtctctctctctgtctctgtgagaGAAAAAAGGTGGGGGCCGAGTGAGCCCGCGGGGCCGAGCGGGTCCGCGGGAGCGAGCGTGTATGCTGTATGAGGAAGAAGGGAGTGAGAGGGCGCGAGTGAAAAGAGTAACCGAGTATTTggtgattttttattatttcagaggCACTGGGTAAGAGTTTTGACTTTAGCTGTGAGAGTTGTGAAAAGAgcaggtttttcttttgttgtagaCTGTGAGTAATCGGTGTTTTTCTGCCTATTGTGCTGCGTGGAAGACACAGAAGTGTAGAAATGTTTGTGGTTTATCTTTGTTTGACGTTTTATATAGAGTTGGTTGAATTAGGGTGATTTCTCCCGTTTAAGGGAGGAGTTGCATTGTGGTTATGTTAAAGCTTTGCTGTAGGGgtatgtgtgtgattttgtgctgGCTTCGCATGTTTAAATGGATGCATAGAAGTTTGTCAGTGAGAAATTGTTATGGTGGGGTTTAAAGTTAGTAAAGAGTCAaacaacgcccactgttttaaaaaggcccaaaacatcataaaagacacctcacatcctggccactccctgttcgaactgttgccctaagacagacggtacagggcaatcagagtaaggactaatagactcaaacacagctgttatccaactgcaataacacatctgaatactacaaaaatgtccaccatgccactcttgtgttaatctatgcacggtctggAGCATGATTGTGGGAATACTTAGTAtgttaagtattctatctattttatttattgaattttattgttttgtttatatttttatattgctagggatgatgcaatgatcggggaccattcttaatttcgttggtctcatgacaatgacaataaagtttttgattttgattctgattctgaaatccACCCTCCTCAAGAGTTCAATAATTTAGGCAGTTATGTTTATACAAATACTAAATGTATGTTTAGTGTCTTCATACAGGTGTTTTTTCTTAACCTGGAAACCTGAGTACGGCAGCAGAAGACAGGCCAAGCTTTGGCTAAAATTCACGGCTGGACACCAGAGTTGTCCTCACCCCTCccggaaaaacaaaaaaagagagaatgtagTTTTAGGCAGGTTAAAGACACTCCGTCGCTTGTTTTCGCAACAACTGCCAGTGCGACGCCTGTCAAAATGTAGCTGTGATACTCCTCTGAGGGGAGCatgcacaaacataaaaaataatacaaaaaaacaaaacaaaacaacctcgcggtgatgttttgtttttgttgtgaacAGATCTGGATTTCATGGCATCTGTTTCAAGTTTttgaaaatacaagaaaacttaGGTGTGCTCGGGTGACAgattttggggatttttttttttactaaacatTCCTCCTGGATGTTCCTCCAACAGTTTTGTATcacgggaaaaaaaaaactttaaagaaCCGGATAATCTTCAGAGACTGAACAGTTTTATTAGTACAATGAAACTAAATCAAAAGCACGTGCCCAAACCAAGAAggcaagaggggaaaaaaaacccaatgacGTAAAAAAAAGACTTCCTGTGATGTGATTGATAAGTTTAAACCTCAGCTCTATGTCTCATTCACCGTCTGAGACATCAGTGGCACCACAGAGCTGAGGTAATGGCACATTTACTAAAATATCACTGAACTCATGTCAGCTGGTGAATTTATTCATTATGAAAAGTTATAAActtgatgcattttatttgttattttcctATGACAAGTGTAGTTTACGAAAAGATAAATTCTAATCAATTGTAATATAGATGAAATGGTACAAATTTCATAATACTGAAGAAGTAGATACATTGTAATGCAAAATTCAAAGAGGCTTTAAACATATATGTTTTATTCATATCCACAGAACGATACCTGTGTTCAAAAAGACATGAAGTGCTGGCAGCTCCTGTTTGGGCTTTGGTGCTGCGGCATCCTTGCAGTGACCAGCGGGATCGAAGCTGATGTACCGTCATGGATGTGTGTGACTGACTATATACACAACATTACTTGTGTCTTCAACAACATCACTGCTATTCCATTGGGAAAGAACAAAACGAACTACAGCCTATATTTCAAGGAGAACTCCGAACACAACCCTTCTTGTCCACTTGTGGTGATGAATCACAGTTACTACTGTGAATGTCAACTCAACAATAAGCTTTGGGCGGATTATAATTCCTATGAAATTGACATTTGTGATGAATCTCAATGCATCAATTtagaaaatgaatttaatttaGCAAATCACATTCAGCTGAAACCTCCGCCTGAGCTTGTGGTCCAAGAAACAACAGAGACTCtcaacattacatttaaaagtcGATATGATAACCATTTATACCTTGGTGGTTACCTCATGTATGAAATATTACTTCAAACACCTGAAAGCAGTGAGAACAAAACTTTTACGGTTCCACCCCAAAAGAAGTTTGAATCTATTAATCGGAAATTGCACCTGAAAAATAGTGAATATTGCATTAAAGCAAGATATAGACCTCAAACATATAGTGAAACTTGGAGTGAATGGAGTCAACCAacatgctgggaaaacaaagcagaagaagaaccagaaactttattattattattggccAAATATCTGTTCCCACTGTGTCTGGTTTTGGGAGCTCTGCTGTTTGTATTCTACAGTCCAGCTGCAAGGATGAAGATAAAAACtctgtcccacacgccatcccCGGCTCCTTTCTTTCAGCCTCTGTATCAGCAACATAAAGGTGATCTCCAGGAATGGCTTTCTCCGAAAGGTAAAAATGTACTAATGCACAAAGCCGATGAGGGCATGATAAGTGATAGAGTGGCTGTTGTGCCAAAACCCAACACGAAGGACCCAGAAGAGACCCAGACCTTCCTAAACCCTCCAGTGATTCAGCTGGCATTCCCTCAGTGCCAGACCTCCTACGTTGGCCTGCCTGGGATGGATATGGCTCCTGCTCCTATAGCTATGGTCTGTCCAGCTAACACCTCTTATACTCAGCTCCCCTGCTCCGTCTGGGAGAGGGGCAGGGAGGCAGAGATTGCCTCCTCTCCACCTGAAGATGTCCTGGATATCAGCTGTGTTGACTCTGGCTGCAGCTTTGAGGATGTGACACAAAGCCCAGAGTGCAGTTTACCAAGCAGTCCTGTTGTTGAGACTCTAGCACCATGTTACTGTAGTGATTACTGCATTCTTAACAAAACAGCTGAAGgtgttgttcctgttttacTGTCTAAAGAGAGCAATGTAAAAGTTTCATCTGATTCCCAGCATGAGCGCGAGAGTTAAAGCAGGAAATGGTTCTGTCAGTTTGTTTGGAGCCAGAAAAATTCATAAGAGTGGTGGCACTGACAGCCACGGCTGTAGACCACATGGCAGGAGAGATTCCATGAAGTGGCTTGAAGCTGGCCAGTTCACTTGTTGCAAGTTGCTGTGTGTTCTTGATAGCAGCGGGTTTGTGCTTGAACTTCATACAACATTTACATCTGTTCAAATGTAtgtgattatcattttttatgacaaaaacataaaaaacaccaTATAACACATAGAGTAGGCTTCTGCTTTGGCTGATTTGCATATGTTAACACTTGACGCATTCTGACTGCAGAATGTTAAGACGTGAATGTTTGTGAATTCCACTAGAGCTTTGGATGATATGATTTTCTGTAGCTGTATGGGGAAAGTGTTTtgttccgttttttttttttaatttaatctacCTTATTTGCAATATGTTTATACTTTGCATTTAGCTTTTACTAAGAAATCAACAATAAAAGAGATAAAGATCCATATCTATGCTTAAATCAGTAAC is a window of Maylandia zebra isolate NMK-2024a linkage group LG22, Mzebra_GT3a, whole genome shotgun sequence DNA encoding:
- the LOC112430268 gene encoding interleukin-21 receptor, which translates into the protein MKCWQLLFGLWCCGILAVTSGIEADVPSWMCVTDYIHNITCVFNNITAIPLGKNKTNYSLYFKENSEHNPSCPLVVMNHSYYCECQLNNKLWADYNSYEIDICDESQCINLENEFNLANHIQLKPPPELVVQETTETLNITFKSRYDNHLYLGGYLMYEILLQTPESSENKTFTVPPQKKFESINRKLHLKNSEYCIKARYRPQTYSETWSEWSQPTCWENKAEEEPETLLLLLAKYLFPLCLVLGALLFVFYSPAARMKIKTLSHTPSPAPFFQPLYQQHKGDLQEWLSPKGKNVLMHKADEGMISDRVAVVPKPNTKDPEETQTFLNPPVIQLAFPQCQTSYVGLPGMDMAPAPIAMVCPANTSYTQLPCSVWERGREAEIASSPPEDVLDISCVDSGCSFEDVTQSPECSLPSSPVVETLAPCYCSDYCILNKTAEGVVPVLLSKESNVKVSSDSQHERES